A genomic stretch from Solanum stenotomum isolate F172 chromosome 8, ASM1918654v1, whole genome shotgun sequence includes:
- the LOC125872452 gene encoding pentatricopeptide repeat-containing protein At4g02750-like: MPALCTFALRRQISTLSTVNLNKTINSFIGNGNLQEARKLFDQSPHLTNVVSWNSLIGGYFKHNLIQQAEYLFDKMPHRDVVSWNTMLSGYRNANNPEKVYRCFLDMNRCGEMRPNELTFAVSISSFLHLDYEHLIPQLHGLVLCLGISLNVFVGSALMRGYVDLDDYRGLARVFYEILDKDVTPWNVLILGYMKFGCTSEAQRAFDMMPMRNSFTWSTLINGYIENKKLNEARFVFDKMSEKDVVSWTAMIRGYVQYGEFMNALKLFKLMLNSGSRPNHFTFSTVLDACAGYSAVLVGNQVHACILKSGFPLDVVLLTSLLDMYAKCGDIEVAFCIFESIPARNLVAWNSIIGGYARHGLAERAMQEFERMLKSGIRPDEITFINLVYACGHGGLVEEGERIFNSMVTEYGLKAEMGHYACMVDLYGRAGQLEKAEKLIDGMPFKPDVVVWGALLGACGLHSCLELGEIAANGIYTLEHDHPAVYSVLSKIYGDKGVCSDITGLDKLMKKWRATKQKAGSWIESPSIN, translated from the coding sequence ATGCCGGCGCTGTGCACCTTTGCTCTACGCCGCCAAATTTCTACCCTCTCAACGGTTAATTTGAACAAAACGATCAACAGCTTCATTGGAAACGGAAACCTCCAAGAAGCTCGGAAGCTCTTCGATCAAAGCCCTCACTTGACAAATGTCGTATCATGGAATTCCCTTATCGGTGGTTACTTTAAACACAACCTCATCCAACAAGCAGAGTACCTGTTTGACAAAATGCCTCACAGAGATGTCGTTTCTTGGAACACCATGCTCTCCGGATATCGCAACGCTAACAACCCAGAGAAAGTATATAGATGTTTTCTAGATATGAACAGATGTGGAGAAATGAGACCCAATGAGCTCACTTTTGCAGTGTCAATTAGCTCCTTCTTGCATTTAGATTACGAGCATTTGATCCCTCAGCTTCACGGTCTCGTGCTCTGTTTGGGGATAAGTCTCAATGTCTTTGTAGGGTCAGCATTGATGAGGGGTTATGTTGATTTGGATGATTACAGAGGTTTAGCTCGAGTTTTTTATGAGATTTTGGATAAAGATGTTACGCCGTGGAATGTGTTGATTTTGGGTTATATGAAATTTGGGTGCACAAGTGAGGCGCAGAGGGCTTTTGATATGATGCCTATGAGAAATTCTTTTACTTGGAGTACTTTGATCAATGGGTATATTGAGAACAAGAAGCTTAATGAAGCTCGATTCGTTTTTGATAAGATGAGTGAGAAAGATGTGGTTTCTTGGACAGCAATGATAAGAGGGTATGTGCAATATGGAGAGTTTATGAATGCTTTGAAATTATTTAAGTTGATGTTGAACTCGGGTTCTCGTCCTAATCATTTTACGTTTTCAACTGTTTTAGATGCCTGTGCAGGCTACTCTGCTGTTCTGGTAGGCAATCAAGTTCATGCGTGCATCTTGAAGTCCGGTTTCCCTCTTGATGTAGTCTTGTTGACCTCCCTTCTTGACATGTATGCTAAATGTGGAGACATTGAAGTTGCTTTCTGCATTTTTGAGTCTATCCCGGCAAGGAATTTGGTAGCTTGGAATTCGATCATTGGAGGTTATGCAAGACATGGGCTTGCAGAGAGGGCAATGCAGGAGTTTGAGAGGATGCTAAAGAGTGGTATCAGGCCTGATGAAATTACTTTTATTAATTTGGTATATGCATGTGGCCATGGTGGGCTAGTCGAGGAAGGTGAGAGAATTTTCAATTCTATGGTAACAGAGTACGGATTGAAAGCAGAGATGGGACACTATGCATGTATGGTGGACTTGTATGGAAGGGCAGGTCAGCTTGAGAAAGCAGAAAAACTAATCGATGGGATGCCTTTTAAGCCTGATGTGGTCGTCTGGGGGGCATTGCTAGGAGCATGTGGCTTGCACTCATGTCTAGAGCTCGGAGAGATTGCAGCAAATGGAATCTATACATTGGAACACGACCATCCTGCAGTATACTCGGTGCTTTCCAAAATCTATGGAGACAAAGGAGTCTGCAGTGACATAACTGGTTTGGAtaagttgatgaagaaatggCGTGCTACAAAGCAGAAGGCTGGTAGTTGGATCGAATCTCCTTCCATAAACTGA
- the LOC125873985 gene encoding EIN3-binding F-box protein 2-like, translated as MFVYYEASDFLHNASIKKLTSNSGKPTQMIRNGAFFQGSYPSPKQSALFLSHRQNGNVYVPSWKRICVSTTVENFEQEKQSSNEFLLDECLVEVFKRLSSGQERSACACISKRWLMLLSSIRRDEAFAFKPNLNAEEESTQRTQVKIGEIAESAGEATDVRLAAIAIGTANLGGLVKLSIWGDNLCRGVTDTGLKAIARGCPTLKHLFLWDLSSVGDEGLSEIAHECHLLEKLDLFQCPTITDKSLLEIAVNCPNMTSITMDSCSNFVNESLKAVGQYCLNLKLVMPVQATLLLHMENVLSELRL; from the exons ATGTTTGTCTACTATGAGGCAAGTGACTTTCTACACAATGCTTCCATTAAGAAACTAACGTCCAATTCTGGCAAACCGACGCAAATGATCA GAAATGGTGCTTTCTTCCAAGGTTCATATCCAAGTCCAAAACAATCCGCTCTGTTTTTATCACATCGGCAAAATGGGAATGTATATGTTCCTTCTTGGAAGAGGATTTGTGTCAGTACCACTGTTGAAAATTTCGAGCAGGAGAAGCAGTCTTCCAATGAATTCCTTCTTGATGAATGCCTCGTTGAGGTATTCAAACGTCTTTCCAGTGGCCAAGAGAGAAGTGCTTGTGCTTGTATTTCCAAGCGCTGGCTTATGCTTTTAAGCAGCATCCGCAGGGATGAAGCATTTGCCTTCAAGCCCAATCTGAATGCTGAAGAGGAATCTACTCAGCGTACCCAAGTTAAAATTGGTGAGATTGCAGAATCTGCTGGT GAAGCCACAGATGTCAGACTTGCTGCTATTGCCATTGGAACTGCAAACCTTGGAGGCTTAGTAAAGCTATCTATCTGGGGAGACAACCTTTGTCGTGGTGTGACTGATACTGGTCTCAAGGCTATCGCTCGAGGTTGCCCTACTCTCAAACATCTTTTCCTATGGGATTTGTCTTCTGTTGGTGATGAAGGCTTATCTGAGATTGCTCATGAGTGTCATCTGTTAGAGAAGCTTGATCTTTTCCAATGCCCAACAATTACTGACAAGTCTTTACTCGAAATTGCGGTGAACTGCCCCAATATGACCTCTATAACAATGGATTCTTGTTCAAACTTTGTGAATGAGTCTCTCAAAGCTGTCGGTCAATATTGCCTGAACCTGAAGCTTGTT ATGCCTGTGCAGGCTACTCTATTGTTGCATATGGAGAATGTGCTAAGTGAATTGAGATTGTGA
- the LOC125872228 gene encoding pentatricopeptide repeat-containing protein GUN1, chloroplastic, with protein MASSTPPPHCALTTSKPYQPHPLPQTHSHPHSNHRNNHQRHWSSQKVSLNRPAPPRNATHPPPSQTPNFLSLSSSKSDFSADFSGRRSTRFVSKMHFGRAKISGNGRHSSFAEEALEEAIRCCKNEAGLDQVLLTFGSKLLGSDDYTFLFRELGNRGEWLAAMRCFEFAVGRERKRNEQGKLASSMISILGRSGKVDLAEKVFENAVSDGYGNTVYAYSALISAYAKSGYCNEAIRVFETMKDSGLKPNLVTYNALIDACGKGGADFKRASEIFDEMLRNGVQPDRITFNSLLAVCSGAGLWETARGLFNEMIYRGIDQDIYTYNTFLDAACNGGQIDVAFDIMSEMHAKNILPNQVTYSTVIRGCAKAGRLDRALSLFNEMKCAGITLDRVSYNTLLAIYASLGKFEEALNVSKEMESMGIKKDVVTYNALLDGFGKQGMYTKVKQLFAEMKAEKLSPNLLTYSTLISVYLKGTLYHDAVEVYKEFKKQGLKADVVFYSKLIDALCKKGLVEYSSLLLNEMTKEGIQPNVVTYNSIINAFGESASNECGSDNVTQIVSTISQSKWENTEEDNIVRIFEQLAAQKSASGKKTNAERQDILCILGVFHKMHELQIKPNVVTFSAILNACSRCSSFDEASLLLEELRLFDNQVYGVAHGLLMGQREGVWAQALSLFDEVKQMDSSTASAFYNALTDMLWHFDQKQGAQLVVLEGKRSEVWENTWSTSCLDLHLMSSGAACAMVHAWLLSIRSIVFEGHELPKMLSILTGWGKHSKITGDGALKRAIEGLLTSIGAPFQVAKCNIGRFISTGAVVTAWLRESGTLEVLVLQDDTSHLRATRFGQISNLQQLTL; from the exons atGGCTTCTTCCACTCCCCCACCTCACTGTGCACTCACTACCTCTAAACCTTATCAACCTCACCCCTTACCCCAAACTCACTCCCACCCCCACTCCAACCACCGGAACAATCATCAACGCCATTGGTCCTCTCAAAAAGTCTCCTTGAATCGACCTGCACCACCTCGCAATGCTACCCACCCCCCACCTTCCCAAACCcctaattttctctctctatctTCATCAAAATCGGATTTTTCAGCTGATTTTTCGGGTCGACGTTCGACCCGATTCGTTTCCAAGATGCATTTCGGCCGGGCAAAGATATCGGGTAACGGAAGGCATTCTTCATTTGCTGAGGAGGCTCTTGAAGAAGCTATTCGTTGTTGTAAGAATGAAGCTGGTTTAGACCAAGTGTTGTTGACTTTTGGGTCTAAGCTTTTAGGGTCTGATGATTATACTTTTTTGTTCCGTGAACTTGGGAATAGAGGGGAATGGTTAGCTGCTATGCGTTGCTTTGAATTCGCTGTTGGACGTGAAAGGAAGCGTAATGAGCAAGGTAAATTAGCTAGTTCAATGATTAGTATACTTGGAAGATCAGGGAAGGTTGATTTAGCTGAGAAAGTGTTTGAGAATGCTGTGAGTGACGGGTATGGTAATACTGTTTATGCTTATTCTGCCTTGATTAGTGCTTATGCGAAGAGTGGGTATTGTAATGAAGCTATTAGAGTCTTTGAGACCATGAAAGATTCCGGCTTGAAGCCTAATTTAGTGACTTATAATGCGTTGATTGATGCTTGTGGGAAAGGGGGTGCTGATTTTAAGAGGGCGTCAGAGATTTTTGATGAAATGCTGAGAAATGGGGTTCAACCGGATAGGATTACCTTTAATTCGTTGCTTGCTGTTTGTAGTGGTGCAGGATTGTGGGAGACTGCGAGGGGTTTGTTTAACGAGATGATTTATAGAGGAATTGATCAGGATATATACACGTATAATACATTTTTGGATGCAGCATGTAATGGGGGGCAGATAGATGTTGCTTTTGATATTATGTCTGAGATGCATGCAAAGAATATTTTGCCCAACCAAGTCACCTACAGTACTGTGATTCGTGGGTGTGCAAAAGCAGGGAGATTAGACAGAGCGTTGAGTTTATTTAATGAGATGAAGTGTGCTGGCATAACATTAGACAGGGTTTCATACAATACTTTACTTGCTATATATGCAAGCCTGGGAAAATTTGAGGAGGCTCTTAATGTTAGCAAGGAGATGGAGAGTATGGGAATTAAGAAAGATGTTGTCACTTACAATGCTCTTCTGGATGGGTTTGGCAAACAGGGAATGTATACCAAGGTTAAGCAGTTGTTTGCAGAGATGAAAGCTGAAAAGCTTTCACCTAACTTATTGACGTACTCCACATTGATTAGTGTGTACTTGAAAGGAACCTTGTATCATGATGCGGTAGAGGTCTATAAGGAGTTCAAGAAGCAAGGTCTGAAGGCAGATGTTGTTTTTTATAGCAAACTTATTGATGCCTTGTGTAAAAAAGGCCTTGTGGAGTATTCGTCGTTGTTGCTTAATGAGATGACGAAGGAAGGGATACAACCAAATGTTGTTACATATAACTCTATAATCAATGCTTTTGGTGAATCAGCAAGCAATGAATGTGGATCAGACAATGTCACACAGATTGTATCCACTATTTCTCAGAGTAAGTGGGAAAACACTGAAGAGGATAATATCGTTAGGATTTTCGAGCAATTAGCTGCTCAAAAGTCAGCTAGTGGGAAGAAAACTAATGCTGAAAGACAGGACATACTCTGCATTCTAGGTGTTTTCCATAAGATGCATGAATTACAAATAAAGCCTAATGTAGTCACATTTTCAGCAATCTTGAATGCTTGCAG CCGATGCAGTTCATTTGATGAAGCTTCACTCTTACTTGAAGAACTTCGTCTATTTGATAATCAAGTTTATGGGGTGGCACATGGACTTCTCATGGGTCAGAGGGAAGGTGTATGGGCACAAGCTCTATCTCTTTTCGATGAAGTGAAGCAGATGGACTCTTCAACTGCATCTGCCTTTTACAATGCTTTGACTGACATGCTGTGGCATTTTGACCAG AAACAAGGTGCTCAATTGGTTGTACTTGAAGGAAAACGTTCGGAAGTGTGGGAAAATACATGGTCCACTTCTTGCTTGGATCTGCATTTGATGTCTTCAGGGGCTGCTTGTGCAATGGTCCACGCATGGTTGCTTAGTATACGGTCTATAGTGTTTGAAGGCCATGAGCTACCAAAGATGTTGAG CATTTTGACTGGCTGGGGCAAGCACAGCAAGATAACAGGTGATGGCGCCTTGAAACGAGCCATTGAAGGCTTGCTCACCAGCATAGGTGCACCATTCCAGGTAGCAAAGTGCAACATTGGGAGGTTCATATCCACAGGAGCTGTGGTAACTGCTTGGTTGAGAGAATCAGGTACACTTGAAGTGCTTGTTCTTCAAGATGATACAAGTCACTTGCGTGCCACAAGGTTTGGACAAATTTCTAATTTACAGCAACTAACATTGTAG